Proteins encoded by one window of Clostridium perfringens:
- a CDS encoding PHP domain-containing protein codes for MNINAEFHCHSLASDGTLSPKEVIAEAKKAGISLIALTDHDITSGLDEAKEAAKELDIQFIPGIELSCEHKGSTVHVLGYFRDDSYKSEDFQKFLNELKDSRIGRAKKIVANLEKYFNIKLDYKDVLAKGKGVVARPHIAQCIIEAGYPYDWEYIFDNFIGNDSPAYVPNKKISVEEGINILKANNAITVLAHPKLIKRVPVQEVMAFPFDGIEAIYYQNNKKDTDFFISYAVHHDLLITCGSDFHGDHEGDERHGHVGCMSMPEEYLEKFLKKYNCNKK; via the coding sequence ATTAATATTAATGCAGAATTTCATTGTCACTCATTAGCTTCTGACGGAACACTATCTCCAAAAGAGGTAATTGCTGAAGCTAAAAAAGCAGGTATATCCTTAATAGCTTTAACAGATCACGATATAACTTCTGGTCTTGATGAAGCAAAAGAAGCCGCAAAAGAACTAGATATTCAATTTATTCCTGGAATAGAACTTAGTTGTGAGCATAAGGGGTCTACAGTTCATGTACTAGGATATTTTAGAGATGATTCTTATAAATCCGAAGATTTTCAAAAGTTCTTAAATGAATTAAAGGATTCTAGAATAGGTAGAGCAAAAAAAATCGTAGCTAATTTAGAAAAATATTTTAATATTAAACTTGATTATAAAGATGTCTTAGCAAAGGGAAAAGGTGTTGTTGCTAGACCTCATATAGCTCAATGCATAATAGAAGCTGGGTATCCTTATGATTGGGAATATATATTTGATAACTTCATAGGAAATGATAGCCCAGCTTATGTTCCTAACAAAAAAATTTCTGTAGAAGAAGGAATAAATATATTAAAAGCTAATAATGCTATAACAGTGCTTGCTCATCCAAAGCTTATAAAAAGAGTTCCTGTACAGGAAGTTATGGCATTTCCTTTTGATGGTATAGAAGCTATTTACTATCAAAATAATAAAAAAGATACTGACTTCTTTATTTCATATGCTGTTCATCATGATCTTCTTATAACATGTGGTTCAGATTTTCATGGAGATCATGAAGGAGATGAAAGACATGGTCATGTTGGATGCATGAGTATGCCAGAAGAATATCTTGAAAAATTTCTAAAAAAATATAATTGTAATAAAAAATAA
- a CDS encoding FAD-dependent oxidoreductase: protein MNYLEVKKDIYWVGSLDPELRVFDIIMYTPYGTTYNSYVVKGSEKIAVFETVKEKCFDDYLSKLNSLGIDPKSIDYIVVDHTEPDHAGSVEKLLELSPKAKVIGSMQAIEFLKDIVNKDFEYIVVGDNDTISLGNKTLQFISAPFLHWPDSMYTYIPEDKALITCDSFGSHYSCEEVFNDLVPNEEEYLDALRYYYDCIFGPYKPYVLKAIDKIKDLDIELVCPGHGPILRQDPWKIINTYKEWSTPVKPKINGDKKVTIPYVSAYGYTKELAEEIAKGIQSEHNVEVKLYDLTYSKQEDVLADIGESDGILFGSPTIVGELLPPIRILLANLNPIIHGGKYAAAFGSFGWSGEAVPRIEARLKELKMNIFGPGLRIKFKPSTTELKEAFEFGRDFSRTMFGEKELDYAPNNATETKEVLTGNGKTRYWKCLVCGEIFESPVCPEVCPVCGAGKEQFIEVEMDTFEKNDTDDNFVIIGNGAAGFYAAKTIREINSTASVKLLSSEEVSSYSRPNLSDLLNEEMNLDTFYLAKSSWYKENNIEELLGVTVTSIDKDAKKVILKDGTKIPYTKLILANGSHNFIPPFKVKNNNEEVTLNCENIHEFKGIYSIKDLKDTFDVKEEMKEAKKAVVIGAGPLGLEAAWEMKLAGLEVTVVEFLPNLMNNQLDQEGADIFRNQVSDCGITFITSEECAEIITKDGKLTSLNLKSGKTLDADILLVSTGIRSNIELAKETGIECNRGVIVNERMETSIKDIYACGDVAEFNGLVYGNWPAAIEMGKTAGANACEAEKAFENFTPSIILDALNTHVFSAGLIRFNDSSYEKISSKDESKGQYTKLFFKDNILVGGIIVGDISKAGQIIIAIDNKLSKAAALSNDLL from the coding sequence ATGAATTATTTAGAAGTAAAAAAAGATATTTATTGGGTTGGATCTTTAGATCCTGAATTAAGAGTTTTTGATATTATTATGTACACTCCTTATGGAACTACTTATAACTCATATGTTGTTAAAGGTAGTGAAAAAATAGCTGTATTTGAAACAGTAAAAGAAAAATGTTTTGATGATTACTTATCAAAACTTAATAGCTTAGGTATTGATCCTAAATCAATAGATTACATAGTTGTTGATCATACAGAGCCTGATCATGCTGGATCTGTTGAAAAATTACTTGAATTATCTCCTAAAGCTAAAGTTATAGGTTCAATGCAAGCTATAGAATTCTTAAAAGATATAGTTAATAAAGATTTTGAATATATAGTTGTTGGAGACAATGACACAATTTCATTAGGAAACAAAACATTACAATTTATCTCTGCACCATTTTTACATTGGCCAGATTCAATGTACACTTATATTCCAGAAGATAAAGCTTTAATAACTTGTGACTCTTTTGGAAGCCACTATTCTTGTGAAGAAGTATTTAATGACTTAGTTCCTAATGAAGAAGAATATTTAGATGCCTTAAGATACTACTATGATTGTATCTTTGGACCATACAAACCATATGTTTTAAAAGCTATAGATAAAATTAAAGATTTAGATATAGAACTTGTATGCCCAGGTCACGGTCCTATCCTTAGACAAGATCCTTGGAAGATAATAAATACTTATAAGGAATGGAGTACTCCAGTAAAACCTAAAATAAATGGAGATAAGAAAGTTACTATTCCTTACGTATCAGCTTATGGTTATACTAAAGAATTAGCTGAAGAAATAGCTAAGGGAATACAATCTGAGCACAATGTTGAAGTTAAATTATATGATTTAACTTATAGCAAGCAAGAAGATGTATTAGCTGACATAGGAGAATCAGATGGTATACTATTTGGATCACCAACAATAGTTGGAGAATTATTACCTCCTATTAGAATTCTTTTAGCTAACTTAAACCCTATTATTCATGGTGGAAAATATGCTGCAGCCTTTGGTTCATTTGGTTGGAGTGGTGAAGCTGTTCCAAGAATAGAAGCTAGATTAAAAGAATTAAAAATGAATATATTTGGACCTGGTTTAAGAATTAAGTTTAAACCATCAACAACTGAATTAAAAGAAGCTTTTGAATTTGGTAGAGATTTCTCAAGAACTATGTTTGGAGAAAAGGAACTTGATTATGCTCCAAATAATGCTACAGAAACTAAAGAAGTATTAACTGGAAATGGTAAAACAAGATACTGGAAATGCTTAGTTTGTGGTGAAATATTCGAAAGTCCAGTATGCCCTGAAGTTTGCCCTGTTTGTGGAGCTGGAAAAGAACAATTTATAGAAGTGGAAATGGATACTTTTGAAAAGAATGATACTGATGATAACTTCGTTATTATAGGTAATGGAGCTGCTGGATTCTATGCTGCTAAAACAATAAGAGAAATAAACAGTACAGCTTCTGTTAAATTACTTTCAAGTGAAGAAGTATCTTCTTACTCAAGACCAAATCTTTCAGATCTTTTAAATGAAGAAATGAATTTAGATACTTTCTACTTAGCTAAATCTTCTTGGTACAAAGAAAATAATATAGAAGAATTACTAGGAGTTACTGTTACTTCTATAGATAAAGATGCTAAAAAAGTAATCTTAAAAGATGGTACTAAAATACCATATACTAAACTTATATTAGCTAATGGTAGCCATAACTTTATTCCACCATTTAAAGTTAAAAATAATAATGAAGAAGTTACTTTAAATTGTGAAAATATTCATGAGTTTAAAGGTATCTACTCTATTAAAGATTTAAAAGATACTTTTGATGTTAAAGAAGAAATGAAAGAAGCTAAGAAGGCTGTTGTTATAGGTGCTGGTCCTCTTGGATTAGAAGCAGCTTGGGAAATGAAACTTGCTGGTTTAGAAGTTACAGTAGTTGAATTCTTACCAAATCTTATGAATAACCAATTAGATCAAGAAGGTGCTGATATCTTTAGAAACCAAGTTTCTGATTGCGGAATAACATTCATAACATCAGAGGAATGTGCTGAAATAATAACTAAAGATGGCAAATTAACTTCTTTAAACTTAAAGAGCGGAAAAACTTTAGATGCTGATATTCTTCTAGTTTCAACAGGTATTAGAAGTAATATAGAATTAGCTAAAGAAACTGGAATTGAATGCAATAGAGGTGTTATTGTTAACGAAAGAATGGAAACAAGTATTAAAGACATATATGCTTGTGGAGATGTAGCTGAATTTAATGGTCTTGTTTACGGAAACTGGCCTGCTGCTATAGAAATGGGTAAAACTGCTGGTGCAAATGCATGTGAAGCAGAAAAAGCATTTGAAAACTTTACACCATCTATAATATTAGATGCTTTAAATACTCATGTATTCTCAGCTGGTTTAATAAGATTTAACGATTCTTCTTATGAAAAAATAAGTTCTAAAGATGAATCAAAAGGTCAATATACTAAACTATTCTTCAAAGACAACATCTTAGTTGGAGGAATTATAGTTGGTGATATTTCTAAAGCAGGACAAATAATAATAGCAATAGATAATAAACTATCTAAAGCAGCTGCTTTATCAAATGATTTACTATAA
- a CDS encoding TIGR03905 family TSCPD domain-containing protein, producing the protein MNYKTTGVCAKEINFEIEDNKIKSVSFVNGCPGNLMGVSKLVEGMDVDEAISKLKGIDCRGKGTSCPDQLAKALEEYKKSL; encoded by the coding sequence ATGAATTATAAGACTACAGGAGTTTGTGCTAAGGAGATTAATTTTGAAATCGAAGATAACAAAATAAAAAGTGTTAGCTTTGTAAATGGATGTCCAGGAAACTTAATGGGAGTTTCTAAGCTTGTTGAAGGAATGGATGTTGATGAAGCTATTTCTAAATTAAAAGGAATAGATTGCAGAGGAAAAGGCACATCTTGTCCAGATCAACTTGCAAAAGCTTTAGAAGAATATAAAAAAAGCTTATAA